Within the Candidatus Obscuribacterales bacterium genome, the region GGTGGTGCCAGCGCTGAAGGTGTGTTTGCTGTGGGCTTGCTCAAAGGAATTGCGCTTGCGGTGGGTCACCACGTCGCGCAGTTGGGTGTAGATCGATTCCTTAACGGTTTCATCTTCAATGTCGGTCACCTCGACGCTGTAGTCAGCCTTGACGGTCACCTTGGCGGTGTGGACTTCGTCGTCTTGGGTCACGGTGAGGTCGGCGGTGAAGCCGGGGAAGTTGGTATCCCAGGTGTAGCGATTTTCGTAGGCGGAGCGAAAGAGATCTTGAGCGTTGATTTGAGTAGTGGTCATTATGTCTATACCTATGGCAATTGAGCAGTCCCACAGAGGGATGACGGAACACCCCATGCAGCATCCCTAGGGCCATACCAGCTCTAGGTGATGCGCTGAAAGGTTTTGGATCAGGGATCGATCGCAACTCCCCTAGGTTGAGAGCAAGCGGCCTATCTCACGCAATCGTGATCGCTCACCGTGATCGCTCATGACTGAAGGTCGGGTTCCGGTTGGGTGTTCCGTGCTGTTTTCAGTGTAAGGAGTTTTGTCGGGGCCGGGGAGGTCACGATTCAGGATTGGGAACAAGTTCGGTATTCACCTCGTTGACCGATCGCCGTTTGAGTTCACTAGATTCTGATCGCGGTAGGAGATCAAAAATTTCTCGGAAGCGATCGTCGAGTTCTTCAAAGTCTACGGATCCGGTTTTGTTGAGCACGACCTGACCCGCTTGGTCAAAGACAACTGTTTGAGGCACGAGACCTTCGTAGTAGTAGCCCGGTTCTGTGGGTTCATACTGATCCTTGATCGGCAGGGAGTCAATATCAATGGGGATAATATCGGTGGCGCGTCCGTAGAAGGCATCAAATTGCGAAACAACGGAAACATAGGCTTTGCAGTCGCTGCTGTCGTCGATGTAGAGCACGAGCAGGGTGGGGCGATCGCCCTTGAGCGATGCTTCTAGGGTGACCCGGGGGGGAACCAAGGAGCCGTTGCCGGCATAGAGGGGAAAAATACCACCGTCAAATCGATCGTCGGTTAATCCGGCTAGGGCTGGGGTAGCACCCATCACTACCAGAGCGATCGCTAGCACGGTTGATATCAGGATGGAAGCGAGGGGCGATCGCCGCCAATAGTTCTTGAGCGATGCAGTCATTTGACAAATCCATAACATGGGCGATCGAGAAAAAAGTCGCATGGGTCGAGGGTAATGTCCGCAATAGTCCTCAGGACAAAGGCCATTGTTTCAACGGTGGCTTCGTCCTACTCCTTTGTATTTTGCAACAAGGGCTACACCTCTTGCGATCGAGTTTGACATGAATGCCATTGACTAGAAGCGAGAAGGGCGTTTTACCCCTGGCCCCGTGGAGGATTTCGAGCGGCGTGGCTTTGGTTCCGAAGGATCGGCGGCTAGGCGTTGGCGATCGCTGGTCTGCATGGCTTCCCCAACGGTGACGTTCACCTGATCACCGATCAGCATCACCAAGGAACTCATATAGAGCCACAGTTGCAGCACAATCACAGCTCCCACGGTTCCGTAGACCTTGTTGTAGTTGCCGAAATGCAGCACGTAGAGACGAAAGCCATTGGAAATCAGCGCCCAGGAAATAGCCGCGAGGACAGCTCCGGGGAATAGGGGCTTATTAGGGCTCCAGCGACTTGGTCCAAAGCGGTAGATGAAGGCAAAAGCCAAAGACATGATGCCCAAGGCAAAGGGCCAGGTGAGCCAACGCCATCCCTGCAGCAGCCACGGAGCAAAGGTTGAACTTTGAATAGCTAGGTTGCTGATCGCCCAGTCGCTGATAAACACCAAGGTGGAGGCTAGCATCAGCAACAGGATCGTTCCCAAGGTCAGCCCGAGGGAAATCAGCTTGGCTTTCCAAAACGGCCGCATTAACGCTTGGGGGATCTGGTGAATTTGATCCAAGGCCCGCATGGCGGCGCTCAGGGCGCTGGAGGACACCCAGAGGGCAATTAAAAAGCTGACGGAAAATAGACCACTACTGCCGCCGGTGGTGATATCGCTGGCGAAATTTTCAATCAAATTGAGGGCGTCTACTGGAGCAACTTCACTCAGCCGACCCATGAGGCGTTCGAAGGAGTTGGTGAGGGGCTCGAAGAGGCTGACAGCAGTTAAGACGGTCAGTACGGCAGGGAAAAGGGCGAGTAGCGCATTGTAGGCCATCTCTGCCGACAAGCTGGGTAGTCGCTGTGCCATGACCCCTTTGATCACCCGGCGTAGGGTGGTGAGGTTGATGTGTTGAAAAAAGCGCACAAAGCGAGGGGCATACATAGCGACTGAGCAATAGGGTCTGGATTTCATCATCCAGAATGATGGGCAGATGAGTGGCGATCGACGTGCCAGAAAAATAAATGGCTAGAGGTGATTCAGGTGCTGTTTCAACAGCGACTGAATCATAGTAGATGGAGCTGAATCTAGCAATGGGCGATCGCCCCGAGAGCTATTTCACCCTACACTTCGAGTGTAACAGAGTCGTGCTTTGCGCTTAGATGATCTGGTCTTAGGACGATGAGATAGCAGTTCTTAGGCTAATGGCTAACAACGTGACGACAAGCGAAATGCCGAGACCCATGGCGGCATCTCGGCATTCACAGCGGATTGAGGTACGAGAGAGTAGGTTGAATGATCTAACTAGCGATGCGGGAGATTGCCGGTAGCGTCGGGCTTTCTCCGCTATCGATTGCTAAACAAACTGCCTACGGAACGATTAGACACCAGCACGGCTGCCAGCATGAGAAGATGCACTGGCCAAGGTGCCGCAACTAGGGCAAGAGCAATACCAACGAGAGCCACCGCTACACAGGCGATCGCGATCTCTGCCGATGATTTTTCTGCCTTGTTATACATGTACGCTGCACTAAGCGCAGCAATGGATGCAATAAACCACATTTGGAATCAGGTTGTTTACTAATCTACACAATGGAATTCATGTTTAGTAATATACGACACTTAATCCCTGAGGTCTTCCATCAATCAGCGTAATTTATGCTGATCATTGATAAATCCAAAGGTCTAGACGACCTGAAGTGCTTCTATCAAGAGCGATCGCGGCAATTGTTAAGAAAAATCGGATTCACAAAACTTTTGAATTCTTATGTCTTAAACATCGATATAAGGGTCAACAAAATGCATAATAAGTAAGTATTTTTGCTCATTCAAAAAACATATTCCTTCACATTTTTGATGGGTATTTTTACTTATCAAAAAACACGCTCCCCCACATTTTTAAGGAGTGAGGGCGCACTTTATGAGGGAGGGCGATCACCTAGAGCCAAAGTACAAATAAAACTGCAACGAGCCTGGATAGTCCTGAGCCGATGATGACCTAGGCAGGCCCTTGCCTGAATCTTCTCCGAGTAGATTTGGATATCAACTACCAACTCAACTGAGATCGGTGCCACGGGTAGATACAACTCAGGTGCAACAGGAGCTTGTTTGAAGACACCAGTTTTAAGCGATTGATAGCCAGTATCTGGTGCTTTGCTCAAGCCGCGCTAGTGTTTGCCGATCTTGCGTCCAACTAGAACCAGAGATGCCAGCAGAGTCGTAGCTGCTCCAGCGATCGCCCCGAGTCTCCAGAATGGCAGATCACTTACTGGTTCGGGCTGTTCTAAAGGAGCGATCGCCTCCTCAGAGGACGGCGTATCTACCTCAGGCGGGGAAGGCTCCGGGACAGAACCTGCTGCTACTACGGTGGTATAGCTGAGTTCAAAAGGTGTAAAACTGCCCTCGGCTGTGGGGCTGCCGGTCAAAACCAGACGGTACTCACCCACGGCGGGAAAGATAACCTCAGCTCCAGGAATCCGCTCAAAACGTTCGGGAGATATGGCCTCTAGCGTCGGGGTGAGCACCGGATCTGCCTCGGGCTGGTTAGTGTTGTACACCGCCAGTTGACAGTCACACTGATCAAGGGGAATTGCCCGCCCCCCTTGTTGGGTGAGAGCTACCCAGACCCGAGCCACCTCTCCAGCCTTGGGGCTATGGTTGGGTTCAAGGTGCCAGGTACCGGCCACATCACCCGACACCTCGGTTTTGTGGGCCTGGGCAGGCAGCGCCAGCAGCACCATCACGAGCCAGCCCAGCCCACTAAGATTTGTAGGGCGCATAAAACTTCTCTAGAGACAACATTGCCCAAAACCGTCGCCAGCGTAGCAGCAGAGCCAAGACTGCCAGGCTTCCAAGGGCGATCGCTCCTAGCCAGTGTCGAGGGGTATGCTCAAAACTGCCCAAGTAGCTGGAGCCCAAAAGCAGCGCATGGGCAATGACTAGGACAAAAACTGGCACACTGAGCATGTGCAACTGCCGCCACCGAGCTCCCAGGCGGGCCTGGGCTTGGTCAAAACTGGTAGCAGCCAGGGGCACCATCAACGTCAAAGCAATCAGGCCTGCCCACCCCCCCATCTGGAGTTGGGGCAGCAAAAAGGAGAGAGCCATCGGATTCCAGCCCATGGTGACCATGTGGGCCACATGGGCTACCGACAGTACAAAGGCGCTAACCCCTAGGGCACGGCGATAGATCAGAAACGGCGACCAGAGGCGGCTGATGGGGCGGGCAACCAGAGCCAGCAAGAGGCAGACCAGTGCCCCATGTCCAGTGAAATCGACCATGTCATTGCCCCGGAACAGGGTCAGAAGACCGACGGTGAGCGTCACCCAGCCCCCTAGGCGAAAGAGTTGCCCTCGCCGATCAGCACTGAGGGCAGCGGTGGATGCGCCTACCCCAAGCATGGTGGGCAGGGTGCCAACCCCAAATGCCAGCATGGCCGCTCCACCCATCCACAACTCCGTCGTGTCGGCGGCCTTGAGTTGGGCAGCGTATAAGAATCCACAGGGCATAAACCCCCATGCCAGACCCAGCAGCAGTGGTGTCCAGCGCTGGGGATCGAGGGAA harbors:
- a CDS encoding thylakoid membrane photosystem I accumulation factor, with amino-acid sequence MRLFSRSPMLWICQMTASLKNYWRRSPLASILISTVLAIALVVMGATPALAGLTDDRFDGGIFPLYAGNGSLVPPRVTLEASLKGDRPTLLVLYIDDSSDCKAYVSVVSQFDAFYGRATDIIPIDIDSLPIKDQYEPTEPGYYYEGLVPQTVVFDQAGQVVLNKTGSVDFEELDDRFREIFDLLPRSESSELKRRSVNEVNTELVPNPES
- a CDS encoding YihY/virulence factor BrkB family protein, giving the protein MYAPRFVRFFQHINLTTLRRVIKGVMAQRLPSLSAEMAYNALLALFPAVLTVLTAVSLFEPLTNSFERLMGRLSEVAPVDALNLIENFASDITTGGSSGLFSVSFLIALWVSSSALSAAMRALDQIHQIPQALMRPFWKAKLISLGLTLGTILLLMLASTLVFISDWAISNLAIQSSTFAPWLLQGWRWLTWPFALGIMSLAFAFIYRFGPSRWSPNKPLFPGAVLAAISWALISNGFRLYVLHFGNYNKVYGTVGAVIVLQLWLYMSSLVMLIGDQVNVTVGEAMQTSDRQRLAADPSEPKPRRSKSSTGPGVKRPSRF
- a CDS encoding sulfite exporter TauE/SafE family protein encodes the protein MLDLLLMASLGFLGSFGHCLGMCGPITVAFSLSQRSDLQGRWSQVRFHLLLNLGRITSYALVGALIGAIGSVLVAGGQMAGVGSLLRQAIAVGTGLLLVWFGLGQIRPGQVPPVPMLNPMAQASWHDRLSRAMQNLSLDPQRWTPLLLGLAWGFMPCGFLYAAQLKAADTTELWMGGAAMLAFGVGTLPTMLGVGASTAALSADRRGQLFRLGGWVTLTVGLLTLFRGNDMVDFTGHGALVCLLLALVARPISRLWSPFLIYRRALGVSAFVLSVAHVAHMVTMGWNPMALSFLLPQLQMGGWAGLIALTLMVPLAATSFDQAQARLGARWRQLHMLSVPVFVLVIAHALLLGSSYLGSFEHTPRHWLGAIALGSLAVLALLLRWRRFWAMLSLEKFYAPYKS